In the Granulosicoccus antarcticus IMCC3135 genome, GGCAATCTGTTCCGGTGAGCGCGGCACATGTGGACTGCGATCCTGTGAGGCGCCCGATCCGGTTACCGCACAAGTGATGAATACATCGCGATTCATGGCTAGGGGCATAATAATGATCTCCTTGATTGTCTGGTACCGTCATTGAAATCTGCGACAAATCATCAGATACTGGCATTAGATGTCAACAGATTTACGTTCAGGTGGCACAAATCAAGATATGCTCATGGCACGATTGAGCCTGTTCCATTTCTGCCAGTTAAGGGTCGCAAAATGCCAAACAATGCGTTTCATGTTGGGTTCGTTCTGTTCGACGGTTTTTCCAATATGGTGTTGGCCTGTTTGATGGAACCCCTGCGAGCAGTGCAAGGCCAATCGGATAAGCAGTCAACATGGTCGGTGCTGACTGTCGATGATGGTCCTGCCAGAAGTTCCAGCGGGCTACTTGTCACGCCCAGTCGGCCCTGTGCCGAAGTGGCCGATCTGGATGCATTGGTCATCGTTTCCGGCTATGGATTCCGTCAACACACCACGGCCAGCACAGGGAAACACCTGCGAGCCCTGGCCAAACGTTCGGATTTGCTGATCGGTGCGGATACGGGAGCATGGCTGCTGGCATCCAGCGGCTTGTTGAGCTCTGGGGAAGCCACCATTCACTGGCATGTACTGGATGAGTTCACTGAATCGTTTCCCGCACTGACGTGTACTTTCACGCGGGTGGCAAAACAAAAGCAGATCTGGACCTGTGGCGGGGCCTCCACCGCGCTGGATTTGATGCTGGCGCTGATTGCCGAGACGTTTGGACCCGCTGCCGCGTTTAGTGCGTCGACCCTTTTTCTGCATGATGCAGAACGACAGTACCGTTCAGGGCGAGGCCCCAATTATCTCAAAGGTAAAGGCAGCACCCGCCTGTTACAGGCGATCAATCGAATGGTGGAGACGGTCGAAGAACCGCTTTCTCTGGCAGATCTTGCTGCATCGGCGAGCCTTTCCCTGAGAACGCTCAATCGGTTGTTCCGCACTGAAATAGGCCTGTCACCAGGCCAGTATTATCAGATGTTAAGGCTCGATCGTGCGCGCGATCTGGCAACGAGTACCGAGCTGTCCTTATCCGAGATTGCCGTACGCTGTGGATTCTCGACAGCCTCCTCTCTCGGCAAGGCATTTTCACGTACCCATAAGATCAGTATAGGAAAAATCCGATCTCGTCACGAGCATTATTGAGTCAAGCTGCGTGAATGATGCGCATAGACACGTCAAGTCGCTTGAGGTAGAAGGAATTCTCAGGCTGCGTATCGCTGCTGTTCCATCTCTGGGTGCTCTTCCATACTGACCACATCGGTTTGATGAGCCATTGGCGCAACGGCTGGCACAATAGCAACGAGCTGCTCGGTTGTATCAGTCGCAACAAGCCATGGCCAGGCCTTCACACCTTGCTCCAATAACTCACGAGAAAAACCCATATCGGCCAGCATATGATCACTTTTTGTCAGTAACGCTCGACGAGCACGGCGGCGCCCGACAACGTTAGCGAAAGCATGGCTTTCTGTGTCGAGCTTCTTGAGGGATAAAGCGGATGGGTATCGAGCCATCATTAATTTGTAGGTACCGTAGAACATGTATTGTAGTTTCTCTTGTTTGAAGCCAGCCTGATGCCGCTTCTTCAGTCTTTCTTGCTGACTAAGATAGCGACATGTAGTAACACAACAAACGATAAAAACTTGTGCCTACGGAAAGCGCAGCTTACTAATGACAGGCGGTCATATGACAGAGGCGGTACTGGTGTTTATTCGAGTATCGGTTGATCAGCAAAACGTATAGGTCTCTTGATATAAGGTATATTTCAATCAGTATCTGAAAATAAAGTATAGAGGTGATGGCTTATCTGAACTCATTGTGTGTCAAGACAGTCATGTAGTAATATTACCTAGATGTCGGATGTATCAAGATAATCCAGCAAGTTTAAGTCAACTGGCGATTCTATAGCCTCACTGTTCGAATCCTCGTCT is a window encoding:
- a CDS encoding GlxA family transcriptional regulator, with the protein product MPNNAFHVGFVLFDGFSNMVLACLMEPLRAVQGQSDKQSTWSVLTVDDGPARSSSGLLVTPSRPCAEVADLDALVIVSGYGFRQHTTASTGKHLRALAKRSDLLIGADTGAWLLASSGLLSSGEATIHWHVLDEFTESFPALTCTFTRVAKQKQIWTCGGASTALDLMLALIAETFGPAAAFSASTLFLHDAERQYRSGRGPNYLKGKGSTRLLQAINRMVETVEEPLSLADLAASASLSLRTLNRLFRTEIGLSPGQYYQMLRLDRARDLATSTELSLSEIAVRCGFSTASSLGKAFSRTHKISIGKIRSRHEHY
- a CDS encoding DUF1127 domain-containing protein translates to MFYGTYKLMMARYPSALSLKKLDTESHAFANVVGRRRARRALLTKSDHMLADMGFSRELLEQGVKAWPWLVATDTTEQLVAIVPAVAPMAHQTDVVSMEEHPEMEQQRYAA